The Phyllopteryx taeniolatus isolate TA_2022b chromosome 9, UOR_Ptae_1.2, whole genome shotgun sequence genome contains a region encoding:
- the dusp7 gene encoding dual specificity protein phosphatase 7 translates to MRSPHPRRGCAMVTVTMSKSAEWLQEELESGAAALLLLDCRPHELYESSHVEAAINVAIPGLMLRRLKKGNLPIRSIIPNNEDKEKFVKRCKSDVVLLYDEAGPERLESGLGSSVLGLLLQKLRDDGCKAFYLEGGFNKFQSEFPEHCETNLDCSCPSSSPPSSVLGLGGLRISSDCSDGESDREPGSATESEGSPLPSNQPAFPVQILPYLYLGCAKDSANLDVLSKYNIKYILNVTPNLPNMFEHEGDFKYKQIPISDHWSQNLSQFFPEAISFIDEARAKKCGILVHCLAGISRSVTVTVAYLMQKLNLSLNDAYDFVKRKKSNISPNFNFMGQLLDFERTLGLNSPCDNHASSPTNEQLFFTTPTNHNVFQLDTLEST, encoded by the exons ATGAGAAGCCCTCACCCGCGGAGAGGCTGCGCGATGGTGACCGTGACGATGAGTAAGAGCGCCGAGTGGCTGCAGGAGGAGTTGGAGTCCGGGGCCGCCGCGCTTCTGCTGCTCGACTGCCGGCCGCACGAACTCTACGAGTCGTCGCATGTCGAGGCGGCCATCAACGTCGCCATCCCGGGCCTCATGCTGCGCAGGCTGAAGAAGGGCAACCTGCCCATCCGCTCCATCATCCCCAACAACGAGGACAAGGAGAAGTTCGTCAAGCGCTGCAAAAGCGACGTGGTGCTGCTGTACGACGAGGCCGGCCCCGAGCGACTCGAGTCCGGGCTGGGGAGCTCCGTGCTCGGGCTGCTCCTGCAGAAGCTCCGGGACGACGGCTGCAAGGCTTTCTACCTGGAAG GAGGTTTCAATAAGTTCCAGTCGGAGTTCCCCGAACACTGCGAGACCAATTTGGACTGTTCGTGTCCCAGCAGCTCCCCACCGTCCTCCGTCCTCGGCCTGGGAGGCCTCCGCATCAGCTCTGACTGCTCGGACGGCGAGTCGGACCGTGAGCCGGGCAGCGCCACAGAGTCTGAGGGCAGCCCGCTGCCCAGCAACCAGCCGGCATTCCCTGTCCAGATCTTGCCATATTTGTATCTGGGCTGCGCCAAAGATTCGGCCAACCTGGACGTGCTCAGCAAGTACAACATTAAGTACATCCTCAACGTGACGCCCAACCTGCCCAACATGTTCGAACACGAAGGGGACTTCAAGTACAAACAGATTCCCATTTCGGATCACTGGAGCCAGAATCTCTCGCAGTTTTTCCCAGAGGCCATTTCGTTCATTG ACGAGGCCCGCGCCAAAAAGTGCGGCATCCTGGTGCACTGCCTGGCCGGCATCAGCCGCTCGGTGACGGTGACTGTGGCCTACCTGATGCAGAAGCTCAACCTGTCGCTCAACGACGCATACGACTTCGTCAAGCGCAAGAAGTCCAATATTTCGCCCAACTTCAACTTCATGGGCCAGCTGCTGGACTTCGAGCGGACGCTGGGCCTGAACAGCCCGTGCGATAACCACGCTTCGTCGCCCACCAACGAGCAGCTCTTCTTCACTACGCCCACCAACCACAACGTGTTCCAGCTGGACACGTTGGAGTCCACGTGA